The Candida dubliniensis CD36 chromosome 2, complete sequence genome contains a region encoding:
- a CDS encoding serine/threonine-protein kinase, putative (Similar to S. cerevisiae SCH9;~In S. cerevisiae: protein kinase that regulates signal transduction activity and G1 progression, controls cAPK activity, required for nitrogen activation of the FGM pathway, involved in life span regulation, homologous to mammalian Akt/PKB.;~In C. albicans: protein required for chlamydospore formation and for embedded hyphal growth, not essential for viability; similar to S. cerevisiae Sch9p, which is a protein kinase involved in growth control.), which produces MVDFAKSLFGFGNYKKESSSSTSQSPTPPPSSHSSQVQQSSNIEEYHQSHLSQEQQQQQQQHSHHYQPPHMSEQSQHLPQQQQQQPGTNKFFPKTLVSAAPTTAVANHSSVYGTTSTTSNNYSEAYLNQTFKNNTYNPQQSQQQQQQSQSQQQQQQQQQYSAPYQYSSNIQQLQQPYGNQWEPSQDQDANIITIDKTGNKLSPTSRDSPIKGKLKVTILEAKDIFATQPYVVCSFESSEFVTNAPDSYGKSPVSSFGHNNSNNNNSTNNNSQGHTNGPRNMYNSNHGPSPKALPMKNSGGNLFGQRPSMYQRQLSTPHLNLPNDSSNPIWNHDTIFDVVGSKSELDISVYDGARDDAFLGHVRISPSIDKNNKNESEWLQLGARITGETVSSGYIKIKWEYTLFDNKIKRSYGPDDFHFLRLLGKGTFGQVFQVRKKDTNRIYAMKILSKKVIVKKKEIAHTIGERNILVRTSAASSPFIVGLKFSFQTPSDLFLVTDFMSGGELFFHLQKEGRFNEDRSKFYTAELILALEHLHDNDIVYRDLKPENILLDANGHIALCDFGLSKADLNMDGTTNTFCGTTEYLAPEVLLDEQGYTKMVDFWSLGVLIFEMTCGWSPFHAENTQQMYKNIAFGKVRFPKDILSPEGRSFVKGLLNRNPKHRLGATDDARELKAHPFFADIDWDLLRAKNIPPPFKPHIISETDISNFDTEFTSENTSALKKQMEMATTPLSPGIQANFKGFTYVDDSTMDDHFAARSYRANAFAFRPPGSFIPGDPNLPPDEEVLAEQIEEEDDNDDEMEVDNDDQHMDDEFVNGRFDL; this is translated from the coding sequence ATGGTAGATTTTGCAAAATCattgtttggttttggtaattataaaaaggaatcatcatcatcaacatcacaATCTCCCACTCCACCACCAAGTTCTCATTCATCTCAAGTACAGCAAAGCTCAAACATAGAAGAATATCATCAATCTCACTTATctcaagaacaacaacaacaacaacagcaacattCTCACCATTATCAACCGCCGCACATGTCTGAACAATCACAACATCttccacaacaacaacaacaacaaccagggacaaacaaattttttccGAAAACACTAGTGAGTGCAGCACCAACCACTGCTGTTGCCAACCATTCATCGGTTTATGGAACAACAAGCACAACAAGCAATAATTACTCTGAAGCATATTTGAACCAGACATTCAAGAATAATACCTACAACCCACAGcaatcacaacaacaacaacaacaatcacaatcacaacaacaacaacaacagcaacaacaatattctGCACCATATCAATATTCCTCAAATATCcaacaattacaacaaccATATGGCAACCAATGGGAACCATCACAAGATCAAGATGCAAACATCATcacaattgataaaactGGTAATAAACTTAGTCCTACATCTAGAGACTCACCAATTAAAGGCAAATTAAAAGTCACGATATTAGAAGCCAAAGACATTTTTGCCACTCAGCCTTATGTGGTGTGTAGTTTTGAAAGTTCAGAATTTGTTACTAATGCTCCTGATTCGTATGGGAAATCACCAGTGTCATCATTTGgtcataataatagtaataataataacagtactaataataatagcCAAGGACATACTAATGGACCAAGAAACATGTATAATTCCAATCATGGACCTTCACCAAAGGCATTACCTATGAAAAATAGTGGTGGTAATCTATTTGGTCAAAGACCTTCAATGTATCAAAGACAATTATCTACACCtcatttgaatttaccTAATGATTCTTCAAACCCGATTTGGAATCATGATACTATATTTGATGTTGTGGGACTGAAATCTGAATTAGATATTTCTGTTTATGATGGGGCACGAGATGATGCATTTTTAGGTCATGTAAGAATATCTCCTTccattgataaaaataataaaaatgaaagtGAATGGTTACAATTAGGTGCAAGAATAACTGGTGAAACGGTTTCTTCAGGttatattaaaattaaatggGAATATActttatttgataataaaatcaaacgATCATATGGACCTGAtgatttccattttttaaGATTATTAGGTAAAGGGACATTTGGACAAGTATTTCAAGTTCGTAAAAAAGATACTAATAGAATTTATGCTATGAAAATTTTATCGAAAAAAGTcattgttaaaaaaaaggaaattgCTCATACTATAGGGGAACGGAATATTTTAGTTCGAACTTCAGCAGcatcatcaccatttaTTGTGGgattaaaattttctttccaaACTCCATcagatttatttttggtgACTGATTTTATGTCAGGAGGTGAATTATTTTTCCatttacaaaaagaagGTAGATTTAATGAAGATAGATCAAAATTTTATACAGCAGAATTAATTCTTGCATTAGAACATTTAcatgataatgatattgtttatcGTGATTTAAAACCagaaaatatattattagatgCTAATGGTCATATTGCATTATGTGATTTTGGATTATCAAAAGCTGATTTAAATATGGATGGTACTACCAATACTTTTTGTGGAACCACGGAATATTTGGCTCCAGAAGTATTATTAGATGAACAGGGATATACTAAAATGGTTGATTTTTGGTCATTAGGGgtattaatatttgaaatgACTTGTGGTTGGTCTCCTTTCCATGCAGAAAATACTCAACAAATGTATAAAAATATTGCCTTTGGTAAAGTAAGATTTCCTAAAGATATATTAAGTCCTGAAGGTAGATCGTTTGTGAAAGGATTATTAAATAGAAATCCTAAACATAGATTAGGAGCCACTGATGATGCCAGAGAATTAAAAGCTCATCCATTTTTCGCTGATATAGATTGGGATCTATTAAGAGCTAAAAATATTCCTCCACCATTTAAACCTCATATAATTTCAGAAACCGATATTTCTAATTTTGATACTGAATTTACATCAGAAAATACTTCAGcattgaaaaaacaaatggaAATGGCAACAACTCCATTATCACCAGGAATTCAAGCAAATTTTAAAGGATTTACTTATGTTGATGATTCAACTATGGATGATCATTTTGCTGCTAGATCATATAGAGCTAATGCATTTGCATTTAGACCTCCAGGTTCATTTATACCAGGAGATCCTAATTTGCCTCCTGATGAAGAAGTCCTTGCTgaacaaattgaagaagaagatgataatgatgatgaaatggAAGTTGATAACGATGATCAACATAtggatgatgaatttgttaATGGAAGATTTGATCTTTAA